ACATTAGACCTCTTCGGAAAATCAGGTTTGTTTAATTTCCTCCCTCTACACTCCCTCCAGAGGGAGACAAATGGATGACTTTCCGAAGAGGGCTATTATATTCATTATCCTGAATAGCGCCGTTGGTGGTATAGGTTATCTCATCCACTACACTATGCGAAAAAGTTCTGTTGTGTTTTTCTCCTAATGGGTGAAGATTTGATAGCTTTCTAAAAGTTATCAAATCTAAAAGTCAACAAGCTGCTTACAGCATGGCAAAATGAAAAGCCCGCAAATATCTTCCGATGTGTTGCGGGCTTTAATTTAAGTGCTTCTTGTCTTATTCTTTAGCTGCTTCGGGTTTTGCGGATTCCTCCGTTCCGGCACCTTCAGCAAACTTTGCTTTTACTTTCTTCTCTATTTCGGCCATCATTTCGGGGTTGTCTTCTATCAACTGCTTCACCGCATCTCTTCCTTGACCTAGTTTAGATCCTTCGTAGCTGAACCAAGAGCCGCTTTTTTGAATGACTCCTAATTCTACCCCGATGTCAATAATTTCGCCTGACTTAGAAACACCCTGTCCATACATAATGTCAAACTCACACATTCTGAAAGGTGGTGCTAGTTTATTCTTAACTACTTTTACCCGAGTACGGTTACCGGTCAGAATATCGCCGTCTTTGATTTGACCGATTCGACGAATGTCTAAACGAATAGAAGCATAAAACTTCAGCGCATTACCACCGGTAGTGGTTTCGGGATTGCCGAACATTACTCCAATTTTTTCGCGCAACTGATTGATGAAGATGCAGCAGCAGCCGGATTTAGAAATACTGCCGGTAAGTTTACGCATAGCCTGACTCATCAATCTGGCATGCAAACCCATTTTAGAATCGCCCATTTCTCCTTCTAACTCACTGCGTGGAACTAAGGCAGCTACAGAATCAATGACGATGATATCTATGGCACCGGAACGAATCAAGTGTTCGGTAATGTCCAAAGCCTGTTCGCCGTCATCGGGTTGGGAGATAAGAAGTTCATCTACATTGACTCCCAATTTCTCTGCATATCCTTTATCAAAAGCGTGCTCGGCATCTATAAAAGCAGCGATGCCACCTTGCTTTTGACAATTGGCAATAGCCTGAATAGCCAAGGTAGTCTTGCCGGAAGATTCCGGTCCGTAAATTTCTACCACTCTACCTTTAGGTAGGCCACCAATGCCCAAGGCAATATCCAAACCTAAGGAACCGGTAGAAATTGTATCTACCTGCATGACTTTAGAATCGCCTAATTTCATGATGGTGCCTTTACCATAAGTCTTATCTAACTTGTCAACGGTTAGTTGAAGCGCCTTTAGTTTTTCTTTTCTGTCGTCTGCCATAATTGTATTTTTAGATTGGTTTTTAATGATGATGGAGATGCGAAAGTAACTTATTTGTCACAACACACTAAGATAATTAGTAGCTTTAATTACTATTTGAGTAAGCCGATAGGAGGCTTGATTGAATTGATGCAAGGGAATCGTCCAAGCTATCCGTAAATACTTCCGTCAGTAGTTATGTCAGTTCATTCCATTCTAAAATGTTCGACTGATAGCCACTACCCAACGGAAATCGAAATTTTTATCGCTGACAAATGGAGTATGGCTGACATAGAATGGCACATCGAATCGAAAAGTTAGCGGCTTTATACCTTGTAACGGTCCAAATTTCTTGATGGTAAATGCAGCGCCCACACCGGCATCTACACGTACAGAAGACCACTGTTGGCGATTATTCGAATTGATGTAAGCAATACTTCCTGCATCGCCGAAAAGATATGTGTTCAACATGAAATGTTCCCGCAGCCATTTGCTCTTCACCGGAACGATCCGGTTAAAATCTATTTCGGCATTGATGGATGCTCCTGAATTTCCTTTATAAGGATTCTGCACTACACCGTTCACATCCACTTCTCCAATCCGGTATCCGGAATAGCCTCTCATGTTCAATCCTCCGGCAAAATGCAGATGGTTGATATTATCTCCGTAAGAATCTGCCCAACTTTGAGGAACAAAGCCCACGGCACGGTAATATTTGCTATCCATCATTTCTTCCGGGTTGCCCCCTGCAAAGTAGAGAGCAGATTCGCTGACCATATTGGTTCCCGGCGCTATGCGACCGAATATTCTCGTGCGGAAATCAAACTTCCAAACAGCAGCCGTCAAAACATTGGTAACTTCCAAATAATGGTAACCGGTGCCGGGGGTCAATACTCCCGACCGCAAATGAGCAGTGATATATCCGTTTATCTTACGCTTGTTATAAGAATATGTTCCGGTAAGGTTGACTGAAAGATTCACTTTCTTCCCTTCGGTCCAGAAGCTGTTCCATTCAGGCGGATTGAGCGAATCACCTGAATAGAGCAGATAGTTTCTACCAGATTGACGAGGTCTGGTAAATGCTTTCACGTTCAGGTCAGCGGAGAAGCCAGCAGGAAATTGTTTGCTCAAGCCTATCTTGTTCAACTGCAAACCATCCAAGCACTGACTTTGCAGATAGAAAGTCCCTCGTGGAATTACCTGGTCAATGGCATTAGAATAGGTGAACCGGTAGCTAAACCAATCCGCCTTTTTATTCATGGTTTTATCAAGGTTGTAAACTCCCCTGCCTTGTGCGAGGTGTGTATTCATCCAAGCGGTGAACGAAAAATTATGTTTCACATTGAAATAATTTCCATGCAGATTGAACCCTACTTTGAATCCATCATAAGCGTTCCACCAAATATCTGGACGCATATAAATACGGTACTTCTTCCAACCGGTAGCAGGATAGATGCGCGAATCAAAACGAAATTCTACTTTACCTTTCTTGCGGTTGTCTAGCATGTTGATGTCGGCTAATCTATTGCTGGGATCTATTATCACGTTTTTGATTCCTCCGGGAATAGTTACAACAGCATCATAGGTTGGATAAAGCAAATCCCATCCTTGCCATTTGGGCAGAACAGTTGAACGGTCGGCGGTTACTGATTTTTCAAACCAGGTATTGGGTATATGATAATTGTATTCCGTACCGTCCTTTGAAATCACTTGAAGATCAATTGGCATTTGCATTTTGCCTTTTCGCTTCAACCGGATATGGTATTGGTCTTTTTCTTTTCCTTTATGGACACAGCCAATTTTATAATCAATGTTTTTGATGGTCTCCATCCACTGGTCGAAAAACCATTTTAGATCAGCATGTGTAAAGTGGGTAATAGAGTTGCGGAAATCTTCCGGATAGGGATGGGCGAATTTCCACTGAGCCACGTAATTTTTTATGGCAGCACTGAACAAGGAGTCGCCCAGAACATATTGGAGATTATAGAGCATAGTGGCTGTCTTAAAATACACATGACGGTAACCTCCTCCATGACCTAATGCACCACCAAAGCCGTCGCTATGCGTGTTGAGTGGGGAATCGTCATAGCGGATAGCGTCTGACAAATAGCCCACATAACAATTGCGGTCGCGCGGATTGTTTGGCTCTGAAAACTTACGGACATAACAGTTTTTAATCCGGTCGTGAACCAAGGTGTCGCCGTCTATTGCTTCCAACCCCCATGCGGTAAGAAATTGTGTGAAACCTTCATCCATAAAGGCTCTATAGGTTTCATTATTTCCAAGCATGCCGTAGAACCAATTATGACCCACCTCATGCACCAGCAATCCTCTATAGTCCGGGTCTTTGCCACCGTCCAGCGTTAGCATGGGGTATTCCATTCCGTCTGAAGCATCGGCCACTACGATCTTTGGATATTCAAAGACCCCAAAATCTCGGCTGAAAACATGAATGATCTGAGCCAGATATTCGGCAGCATTTTGCCATTTAGATGCGTGCGGTTCCTGCACAATCGCTACACAGCGCACCCCACCTCCATTCATTCTTCCCGGATAAATAATCGTGTCGTGAATCCGATAAGTAGGGTCGGCAGTAAAAGCAAAATCATGAACGTTTTCTGCATGATATCTCCAGGTTTTTGTTGCTCCTTTTATGTGCGGCACGATGGTATCTGGTTTGGAATCCCATTTTTTATCCTTGAAATTGTAGATGTCTAATTTCTTTTTCAAGGAATCGGGTAGCACCTCACTTTCGTTTTGCAACACACCGGTTGCTTCTAAAATGTAATCATTCGGGAAAGTCAAGTCCACATCATAGGTTCCGAAATCACCATAAAATTCACGGCCTAAGTGCTGGTCGGTGTTCCAGCCGCTTTTAGAATCATAGACACAAATTTTAGGGAACCACTGGCAGCCATTGAAATGTTTGTACTGCCAGACTTGGTAACTCTTCATCCGTCGGCGTGTAGAACCATTTTCGTAATAGGTAGTGAATCGCATGTCAAGCGTTCTGCTGCTACCGGGCAGGATTGGTTTTTTCAGAAACACCTTCATCACTGTGTTATCCAATTCTGTGATTAGACTGTCGCCTCCATCTCTAATATTACTGACTTCGATTCCCAACTTCATCTTTTCATACTTTCCGTATCGCACTTTTTCACCGTTATTCTTTTGGAGATTATCCAGATAGGAACCCGGCTGAAAAGCGTTCTGATACATATTGAAGAACAGAAAGTACAGCGTGTCTGGCGAATTATTGGTATAGGTCAATTGCTGAGTACCTGTAATGATGTTTGTTGAATCATTGATGCTGGCCTTTATTCGGTAGTGAACATCCTGCTGCCAGTAGGCGCCGTGGGGTGTTCTGTTTTTCCAGTAATAAGGATTGCTGGCTGATTGAAAATTGTTTTCGGGCCCTTGGTCGTTATAGTGCTGCGCGTTTACAGTTAAAAAAAGTAGGGTAGCACAAAAAAACAGAGGAGTAAATTTTTTCATCATAAGATTTGACTTTTTTAGATTTGGCGGCTCAAAATAACACGATTTGAATAATCCCGCTTCTAATCAATTACTCTATCAGATTGCGCTGACCCTTCTGCCGAATGTGGGAAGTGTTTTGGCTAAAAACCTTTTGGCTTATTGTGGTAGCCCTGAAGAGGTGTTTCACTTTTCTAGTGCCAGACTGGAGAAGATACCAAATATAGGTAAAGACACAGCAAAAGCCATTTCCGATAAAGCGTCTTTGAAATACGCCTTAGATGAAGCGGAAAAGGAATTGAAATTCTGTGATGATTATAAGATTAAACCACTATTTTTTACGGATGATGAGTACCCGAAACGGCTAAAACATTGTGAAGATTCACCAATGGTGCTTTACTTTAAGGGAAACGCAAACTTAAATGAAGATAGAGTAGTTGGAGTAATTGGCACCAGAAATATTACAGACTACGGGAAGGATTTAACTAAGAAACTGATTCGCGACTTATCGTCTCAAAATATACTTGTTATCAGTGGCCTTGCCTATGGAGTAGACGTGGCGGCTCATAAAGCTTGCCTTGATTTAAACTTAAGAACTGTCGGGGTTCTTGGTCATGGACTTAAAAAAATATCTCCATCGGAGCACAAACAAGTGGCTATGAAAATGGTGTCAAACGGTGGATTACTTACCGAATTTTTATCTACGGATCCAGGCCTTGCTCATAATTTTCCTAAGAGAAATAGAATTGTTGCTGGTCTATGTGATGCCATTGTAGTAGTGGAATCAGCCATTAAAGGCGGTGGATTAATCACCGCCAACATTGCCAACTCATACAATCGTGATGTCTTTGCTTTTCCGGGAAAGGCAAGCGATAAAATGAGCACCGGTTGTAACTTTCTGATCAAAACCAACAAAGCGGCCTTGATTGAAAGCGGTGAAGATTTGCTGAAGGCTATGATGTGGAATGAGGATATAAACCAAAAGGCATCTAAAGAGCCTCGGCAACTTTCTTTAATCCTTTCTCCCGATGAACAGAAGTTATATGAATTGCTGAAAGTAGGTGACACTATAGAAATAGACCAACTACTCTCTGTTAGCGGAATGAGTTCCAGTCAGTTGGCAGGTATTCTTTTGGAAATGGAAATGAACGGCTTGGTGCTTTCCTTGCCGGGAAAGCGATATAAGTTGAATTGAGATTTTAGAATTGGATTATTTTCAATCTTACTCTGCCGTAATTATTTCTAGGGAAGGGAATGCGATTACTTACTCTTTACTGTAAGTGCTTGTATTTGCTTTTTTAGCAGGGCTATGGTTTTATTCTGTTCCTGCATAGCCGATATAAGTACAGGAATAAGTTCGGTATAATTTAAGCCCTTAAAATGTATCTCTTTAGCCGTTTGTTTCTGTGTTTTAGAATCTAATTCCGCGGGCTGTATATTATCCGAAACTATCTCTGGAAGCACTTCCTCCACGGCAGGGAAATCTGGTTTTTACTAAATGACTTAAGCCATGATAATTGACAAGGGGAAATAAGAATTAGAACACCATTGAACACAGCCTCCACCCAATTAGGGTCCCTTTATCATATACCAGATGCCA
This portion of the Bacteroidota bacterium genome encodes:
- the recA gene encoding recombinase RecA, yielding MADDRKEKLKALQLTVDKLDKTYGKGTIMKLGDSKVMQVDTISTGSLGLDIALGIGGLPKGRVVEIYGPESSGKTTLAIQAIANCQKQGGIAAFIDAEHAFDKGYAEKLGVNVDELLISQPDDGEQALDITEHLIRSGAIDIIVIDSVAALVPRSELEGEMGDSKMGLHARLMSQAMRKLTGSISKSGCCCIFINQLREKIGVMFGNPETTTGGNALKFYASIRLDIRRIGQIKDGDILTGNRTRVKVVKNKLAPPFRMCEFDIMYGQGVSKSGEIIDIGVELGVIQKSGSWFSYEGSKLGQGRDAVKQLIEDNPEMMAEIEKKVKAKFAEGAGTEESAKPEAAKE
- a CDS encoding M1 family peptidase, with the translated sequence MMKKFTPLFFCATLLFLTVNAQHYNDQGPENNFQSASNPYYWKNRTPHGAYWQQDVHYRIKASINDSTNIITGTQQLTYTNNSPDTLYFLFFNMYQNAFQPGSYLDNLQKNNGEKVRYGKYEKMKLGIEVSNIRDGGDSLITELDNTVMKVFLKKPILPGSSRTLDMRFTTYYENGSTRRRMKSYQVWQYKHFNGCQWFPKICVYDSKSGWNTDQHLGREFYGDFGTYDVDLTFPNDYILEATGVLQNESEVLPDSLKKKLDIYNFKDKKWDSKPDTIVPHIKGATKTWRYHAENVHDFAFTADPTYRIHDTIIYPGRMNGGGVRCVAIVQEPHASKWQNAAEYLAQIIHVFSRDFGVFEYPKIVVADASDGMEYPMLTLDGGKDPDYRGLLVHEVGHNWFYGMLGNNETYRAFMDEGFTQFLTAWGLEAIDGDTLVHDRIKNCYVRKFSEPNNPRDRNCYVGYLSDAIRYDDSPLNTHSDGFGGALGHGGGYRHVYFKTATMLYNLQYVLGDSLFSAAIKNYVAQWKFAHPYPEDFRNSITHFTHADLKWFFDQWMETIKNIDYKIGCVHKGKEKDQYHIRLKRKGKMQMPIDLQVISKDGTEYNYHIPNTWFEKSVTADRSTVLPKWQGWDLLYPTYDAVVTIPGGIKNVIIDPSNRLADINMLDNRKKGKVEFRFDSRIYPATGWKKYRIYMRPDIWWNAYDGFKVGFNLHGNYFNVKHNFSFTAWMNTHLAQGRGVYNLDKTMNKKADWFSYRFTYSNAIDQVIPRGTFYLQSQCLDGLQLNKIGLSKQFPAGFSADLNVKAFTRPRQSGRNYLLYSGDSLNPPEWNSFWTEGKKVNLSVNLTGTYSYNKRKINGYITAHLRSGVLTPGTGYHYLEVTNVLTAAVWKFDFRTRIFGRIAPGTNMVSESALYFAGGNPEEMMDSKYYRAVGFVPQSWADSYGDNINHLHFAGGLNMRGYSGYRIGEVDVNGVVQNPYKGNSGASINAEIDFNRIVPVKSKWLREHFMLNTYLFGDAGSIAYINSNNRQQWSSVRVDAGVGAAFTIKKFGPLQGIKPLTFRFDVPFYVSHTPFVSDKNFDFRWVVAISRTF
- the dprA gene encoding DNA-protecting protein DprA; protein product: MNNPASNQLLYQIALTLLPNVGSVLAKNLLAYCGSPEEVFHFSSARLEKIPNIGKDTAKAISDKASLKYALDEAEKELKFCDDYKIKPLFFTDDEYPKRLKHCEDSPMVLYFKGNANLNEDRVVGVIGTRNITDYGKDLTKKLIRDLSSQNILVISGLAYGVDVAAHKACLDLNLRTVGVLGHGLKKISPSEHKQVAMKMVSNGGLLTEFLSTDPGLAHNFPKRNRIVAGLCDAIVVVESAIKGGGLITANIANSYNRDVFAFPGKASDKMSTGCNFLIKTNKAALIESGEDLLKAMMWNEDINQKASKEPRQLSLILSPDEQKLYELLKVGDTIEIDQLLSVSGMSSSQLAGILLEMEMNGLVLSLPGKRYKLN